A single window of Granulicella sibirica DNA harbors:
- a CDS encoding IS3 family transposase (programmed frameshift), with protein MARGKKHSPEQVVNLLRQIEVAIANGKSTSLACKEALITDQTYYRWRKEYGGLQVDQARRLKELEQENAKLKRIVANLSLEKLVLKDIAGGKFLSPERRRCAVNHARQVHGLSERHACLVVKQPRGTQRYRPTQRDDEDTLTQAIVTLASQYGRYGYRRITALLRHAGWHVGKDRVERIWRREGLKVPQKQKPRGRLWLNDGSCVRLRPEHVNHVWSYDFVSAKTYDGRTVRMLNLIDEHTRESLLVRPERRWSSAKVIEALADVMVIKGVPQHIRSDNGPEFVARDLRKWLANTGAKTLYIEPGSPWENGYCESFNSKLRDEFLNGEIFYSMKEIRILAERWRVHYNTVRPHSSLGYRPPAPESWQTEIKTRYGEVESKMRFPLPHTLDGGYLISKEAALH; from the exons ATGGCACGAGGGAAGAAGCATAGTCCTGAGCAGGTCGTGAACCTGTTGCGGCAGATTGAAGTGGCGATCGCGAACGGGAAGTCGACTTCATTGGCTTGTAAAGAAGCGTTGATCACGGACCAGACGTACTACCGGTGGCGCAAGGAGTATGGCGGACTGCAGGTAGACCAGGCTCGGCGATTGAAGGAGCTCGAGCAGGAAAACGCCAAGCTGAAGCGCATCGTAGCCAACCTGAGCCTTGAGAAGCTGGTGTTGAAGGACATCGCGG GAGGGAAATTTCTAAGCCCTGAGCGACGTCGCTGTGCGGTAAACCATGCGCGACAGGTGCATGGGCTGAGCGAGCGGCATGCGTGCCTTGTGGTGAAACAGCCACGAGGCACGCAGCGCTATCGGCCAACACAGCGAGACGACGAAGATACGCTCACCCAGGCCATCGTGACCCTAGCCAGTCAATATGGCCGCTATGGTTATCGCCGCATTACAGCTCTGCTGAGGCACGCGGGCTGGCATGTCGGCAAGGACCGGGTGGAACGAATCTGGCGTCGCGAGGGGCTTAAGGTTCCACAGAAGCAGAAGCCAAGAGGCCGCTTATGGCTCAACGATGGCTCGTGCGTGCGCTTGCGTCCCGAGCATGTCAACCATGTCTGGAGCTACGACTTCGTGAGCGCAAAGACATACGACGGAAGGACGGTCCGGATGCTGAACCTGATCGACGAACACACCAGAGAAAGCTTGCTTGTACGTCCGGAGCGGCGCTGGTCGAGCGCGAAGGTGATCGAGGCGTTGGCTGATGTGATGGTGATCAAAGGAGTACCGCAACACATACGTTCAGACAACGGCCCTGAGTTCGTAGCCCGCGACCTGCGCAAATGGCTTGCAAACACGGGTGCAAAGACACTCTACATCGAGCCGGGCAGCCCGTGGGAAAACGGCTACTGCGAGAGCTTCAACTCGAAGCTGCGTGACGAGTTCCTCAACGGCGAGATCTTCTACTCCATGAAGGAGATCAGGATCCTGGCCGAACGTTGGCGGGTTCACTACAACACCGTCCGGCCACACTCCTCGCTGGGCTATCGACCACCAGCACCGGAGTCATGGCAGACCGAAATCAAAACAAGGTATGGAGAAGTGGAAAGCAAAATGCGCTTCCCACTTCCCCACACCCTCGACGGCGGCTACTTGATCTCAAAAGAAGCTGCGCTACACTGA
- a CDS encoding CPBP family intramembrane glutamic endopeptidase, producing MRVTNEGLSGWRDPRAWCAILLLAVSTYLEAPISNSVFRPIVHAFGIHHPPADTLGQGSYGTQMLIRLLWDLLLWAGVCMLLGRRLTGFPFRDRKWFLHLLLGLATGLSVMLATMLGIWGLGSASVASSGQSFASALGNGSCWLVLDFIGALGEEILGRAVILTTAERFLGWRGAILVSGLMFSGLHLHNPGASRVWLLRLFLQGALLAYAVFRTQSLWWSVGYHTGWNWISAPLFGAAGSGYLDEGHVFDFLPHGTTLITGGSVGPEGSLLAFLAVFVALALLTALTQPHSCQRKLGETH from the coding sequence ATGCGTGTGACAAACGAAGGTCTAAGCGGCTGGCGGGATCCTCGTGCCTGGTGTGCCATCCTTTTGCTGGCCGTCAGCACATATTTGGAAGCTCCGATCAGCAATTCTGTTTTTCGCCCGATCGTGCACGCGTTTGGTATTCACCATCCACCAGCAGACACTCTGGGACAGGGCTCTTACGGAACGCAGATGCTCATTAGGCTGCTTTGGGATCTTCTGCTTTGGGCTGGTGTCTGCATGCTCTTGGGCCGTCGCCTAACCGGTTTCCCGTTCCGCGATCGGAAATGGTTCCTCCATCTCTTGCTCGGTCTCGCCACAGGGTTATCTGTCATGCTCGCGACAATGCTTGGAATTTGGGGGCTTGGATCAGCAAGTGTTGCCTCTTCAGGACAGAGCTTTGCTAGCGCGCTCGGTAACGGCTCTTGCTGGCTGGTGCTGGATTTCATTGGAGCTCTCGGCGAGGAGATTCTTGGGCGTGCCGTCATCCTGACGACAGCAGAGCGCTTTTTGGGCTGGAGGGGAGCGATTCTCGTGTCTGGGCTCATGTTTTCCGGCCTACACCTGCATAATCCGGGAGCAAGCCGCGTATGGCTCTTACGACTCTTTCTTCAAGGTGCTTTACTCGCGTATGCCGTCTTCCGCACGCAGTCCCTTTGGTGGTCCGTGGGATACCATACCGGGTGGAACTGGATCAGTGCGCCTCTGTTCGGGGCCGCCGGCAGCGGATACCTGGACGAGGGACACGTCTTTGACTTTCTGCCGCACGGTACGACCCTAATCACAGGCGGGTCCGTAGGTCCGGAAGGTAGCTTGCTGGCCTTCCTTGCGGTATTTGTAGCGTTAGCGCTGCTCACAGCCTTGACTCAACCGCATTCTTGCCAAAGGAAGCTTGGTGAAACTCATTAG
- a CDS encoding alpha/beta fold hydrolase gives MPAVHNIVLVHGAWADGSSWSKLIPLLEAKGLHVVCVQNPLTSLADDVAATKRAIDAQDGPVLLVGHSYGGVVITEAGTNDKVAGLVYVAAFAPDKGESAGSEGKPYGPTPGIGELRPIGDGFLVLTPKGVEEDFGPDLSAAERSILTATQTPTQGAALGATVTLPAWRTRPTWFIVAANDRMIAPDQERASAKLMKAKTLTLQSCHVPMLSRPSEVAEFIIDAAQGTTAVADTH, from the coding sequence ATGCCAGCCGTCCACAACATTGTGCTTGTGCATGGCGCGTGGGCTGACGGATCGAGTTGGTCCAAACTCATTCCTCTGCTTGAGGCGAAAGGCCTGCACGTGGTCTGCGTCCAGAATCCTCTTACCTCGCTTGCGGATGATGTAGCCGCAACCAAGCGCGCGATCGACGCACAGGATGGCCCGGTGCTACTCGTCGGACACTCTTATGGCGGAGTCGTCATCACCGAAGCAGGTACTAACGATAAGGTGGCGGGCCTCGTTTACGTTGCGGCCTTTGCGCCTGACAAGGGCGAGTCCGCTGGCAGCGAAGGCAAGCCGTACGGACCTACGCCGGGGATCGGCGAATTGCGGCCCATCGGAGATGGCTTCCTCGTCCTGACGCCGAAGGGCGTTGAGGAGGACTTCGGTCCGGACCTTTCTGCGGCTGAGCGATCCATCCTCACTGCAACGCAAACACCCACGCAAGGTGCGGCCTTGGGAGCAACGGTCACATTGCCCGCGTGGCGCACCAGACCGACATGGTTTATCGTCGCAGCCAACGATCGCATGATTGCTCCTGACCAGGAACGCGCCTCGGCCAAACTCATGAAGGCGAAGACGCTTACACTTCAGAGCTGCCACGTGCCGATGTTATCCAGGCCGTCAGAGGTGGCGGAGTTCATCATCGACGCTGCTCAGGGAACGACAGCAGTGGCCGACACACACTGA
- a CDS encoding response regulator has protein sequence MTELHVIRVLIVDDHPLMRSGIAGEINAQHDMKVVAEASDGEEAVAAYRVHRPDVTLMDIRMPGVSGIEAITRIRADFPTSRFVILTSSAGDVQAVRAFQAGATGYLLKNLLRTELIETIRLVHAGKRKMPPEIAQQIAEHSLEDTVTARELEVLRGVSRGRSNKIIADDLCISEHTVKNHIKSILSKLDASDRTDAVVIGIRRGYIEA, from the coding sequence ATGACCGAGCTCCACGTGATTCGGGTACTTATTGTCGATGACCATCCCCTCATGCGCTCCGGTATCGCGGGTGAAATCAATGCACAACACGACATGAAAGTCGTCGCCGAAGCCAGCGATGGCGAAGAAGCGGTCGCGGCGTATCGCGTGCACCGGCCCGATGTAACACTCATGGACATCCGCATGCCTGGCGTGAGCGGCATTGAAGCTATCACGCGCATCCGTGCCGACTTCCCCACATCCAGGTTTGTGATCCTGACCTCTTCCGCAGGCGATGTACAGGCAGTGCGAGCGTTTCAAGCGGGCGCGACCGGATACCTGCTGAAGAATCTGTTGCGAACAGAACTCATCGAAACCATCCGACTGGTGCATGCAGGCAAGAGAAAGATGCCTCCTGAGATTGCTCAGCAAATTGCCGAACACTCTCTGGAAGATACAGTCACCGCGAGAGAGCTAGAAGTTCTTCGCGGAGTCTCGAGAGGCAGGTCCAACAAGATCATCGCGGATGACCTTTGCATCTCAGAGCACACGGTGAAGAACCATATCAAGAGCATCCTGTCGAAGCTCGATGCCAGCGACCGGACCGATGCGGTGGTCATCGGTATAAGAAGAGGCTACATAGAAGCGTGA
- a CDS encoding triple tyrosine motif-containing protein, producing MLDEGKSVLIGTGFKTRVMLARLSPRGLEPIPTPLLTSGIHQMFRDPRGTVWLNADGKSVRLNGATSTAVQGPADISEGEFKIRSITTDAAGSLWVSILSNGPDLIYTLRDGIWTRFHGLDDAGSFQATSMMTDHVGRVWIATGASRIFMIEDGKARSFDRQQGVDSGGTTLLFEHGDHVWVGGTDNLDYFSDGRFRRISSEDGSQLPGVTGVEETSNGDVWMNSARGIVHMTSLDLRNGLREERPWVHATILDYLDGGFESPRVSSQASTTALTFDGLIYFVSRQGVMSIDPSHTDTNRILPGIAITSAVADRRRYDNPVAIDLDKGSQNLQINYTASSLLIPERVHFRYKLEGFDKDWLDVGTRRQAFYTHLPPGRYAFLVIASNNDGVWSKAPARWDFSLPPTFVQSVWFKLLCVAASLGVLSFLFLLRLRSLTARMQQRLYERLAERERIARDLHDTFFQGIQGLFLRVNTGTAMLPANEPARRILVDALEQSDRVMAEGRELVLDLRADDTVTANLAEDLSRVDPQSFGVAAPAYQVTAVGQVRRLHPVSSSELLRIGLEAVHNAFKHANATAVEVEILYEKDFLKMRIRDDGQGIDEIVIRDGRRPGHLGLIGMNERAERIGARYSLWSKRGQGTEIEVEVPAKIAYAARGGYKR from the coding sequence ATGCTGGATGAAGGCAAAAGCGTGTTGATCGGAACGGGCTTCAAGACAAGAGTCATGCTCGCGCGATTGTCTCCTCGCGGGCTGGAACCAATTCCTACTCCATTGCTGACGTCAGGCATACACCAGATGTTTCGCGATCCACGCGGCACGGTATGGCTCAATGCTGATGGAAAATCTGTTCGCCTGAACGGGGCTACAAGCACAGCTGTGCAAGGGCCTGCGGACATCTCCGAAGGCGAGTTCAAGATTCGTTCCATCACAACGGATGCGGCCGGATCGTTGTGGGTGTCGATCCTCTCCAACGGACCAGATTTGATCTATACGCTTCGCGATGGCATCTGGACACGGTTTCACGGTCTTGACGATGCCGGTAGCTTTCAAGCTACCAGCATGATGACCGACCATGTAGGACGTGTCTGGATCGCGACGGGGGCATCCCGCATCTTCATGATTGAGGACGGCAAAGCACGCAGCTTTGATCGACAGCAAGGGGTCGACAGTGGAGGCACCACACTGCTCTTCGAACATGGCGATCATGTCTGGGTCGGTGGCACAGACAATCTGGACTACTTCTCGGATGGTCGCTTCCGCAGAATTTCTTCTGAGGACGGATCCCAGCTTCCGGGCGTAACCGGGGTTGAGGAAACATCCAATGGCGACGTCTGGATGAACTCTGCCAGAGGCATCGTGCATATGACTTCGCTCGACTTACGAAACGGACTGCGCGAAGAGCGACCTTGGGTCCATGCAACCATACTCGACTATCTGGATGGAGGCTTTGAATCTCCCAGGGTAAGTTCGCAGGCTTCTACCACGGCTCTCACGTTCGACGGCCTGATTTATTTTGTAAGCCGCCAAGGCGTCATGTCCATCGATCCATCCCACACCGACACCAATAGAATCCTCCCGGGGATCGCCATTACATCGGCGGTTGCCGATCGGCGCAGGTATGACAATCCAGTGGCAATCGACTTGGATAAGGGATCGCAGAATCTTCAGATCAACTACACCGCATCCAGCCTGCTGATTCCAGAACGCGTGCATTTCCGTTATAAGCTCGAGGGATTCGATAAGGATTGGCTGGACGTGGGAACACGACGTCAGGCGTTTTATACGCACCTGCCCCCAGGACGGTATGCCTTCCTCGTCATAGCGAGTAACAATGACGGCGTGTGGAGTAAGGCACCGGCGCGCTGGGACTTCTCTCTGCCTCCTACCTTCGTGCAGAGCGTCTGGTTCAAATTGCTATGCGTGGCCGCTTCGCTCGGTGTGTTGTCGTTCCTCTTTCTGCTACGTCTGCGAAGCCTGACCGCGCGCATGCAGCAGCGCCTTTATGAACGGCTCGCAGAGCGTGAACGCATCGCCCGTGATCTGCATGACACCTTCTTCCAGGGCATCCAAGGACTTTTTCTGCGAGTCAACACCGGCACTGCCATGCTGCCGGCCAATGAACCAGCACGCCGGATCCTCGTCGATGCGCTGGAGCAGTCGGATCGAGTCATGGCGGAAGGCAGGGAGTTAGTGCTGGATCTGCGCGCGGACGATACCGTCACCGCAAACCTTGCCGAGGATCTGTCGCGCGTCGATCCACAGTCATTCGGCGTAGCCGCGCCGGCTTATCAAGTCACTGCGGTCGGACAGGTTCGCAGGCTGCACCCAGTGTCGAGTTCCGAGCTTCTGCGCATTGGGCTGGAAGCGGTTCATAACGCGTTCAAACACGCCAACGCGACTGCCGTTGAGGTAGAGATTCTTTACGAAAAGGACTTTCTCAAGATGAGAATTCGTGACGATGGACAGGGCATCGATGAAATCGTCATTCGCGATGGCCGCCGTCCGGGCCACCTCGGTTTGATCGGCATGAATGAACGCGCTGAGCGAATCGGCGCGCGGTACAGCCTGTGGAGTAAGCGAGGCCAAGGTACCGAAATCGAAGTGGAAGTGCCTGCGAAGATTGCATACGCCGCACGAGGAGGTTACAAGCGATGA